In Sorghum bicolor cultivar BTx623 chromosome 10, Sorghum_bicolor_NCBIv3, whole genome shotgun sequence, one genomic interval encodes:
- the LOC8083494 gene encoding PML-RARA-regulated adapter molecule 1, with product MPPPDRHRSEDAALRAAGEVSSAASRRAANRRVVPCRAASRRAARCGGGSRARGAPPPLPALAAGSWLTGPCWSWHAAQDMSTPSNAEAQIETPGSDTSGSDTYRSPSVSPRESSRAKKARLELEHDPTYEPQADPDDDENEPEVPAKENMPEQQTPPSKENKQTPPPPPKEKEDEQTPPPPPKEKEDEQTPPPPPKQKEDDQTPPAAPASKKVKKFPIPKLISPFEPKKGKAAGTALFLKGLGKQRTTWLIELEPSEKKEATAKSIESMPPSKEAPSGDVHVKQPSSQPLTLKDIRKPTIDDYVNVPSDYVPGRPMLQWTLLDKIQ from the exons ATGCCGCCGCCCGACCGCCACCGGAGCGAGGACGCCGCGctccgcgccgccggcgaggtgAGCAGCGCCGCGAGCCGCCGTGCCGCGAACCGCCGTGTCGTGCCGTGCCGCGCCGCGAGCCGCCGTgccgcgaggtgcggcggcggcagTCGTGCGCGCGGCGCGCCGCCGCCACTCCCAGCGCTGGCAGCAGGCAGCTGGCTTACTGGGCCTTGTTGGTCCTGGCACGCCGCCcaagat ATGAGTACTCCATCGAATGCTGAAGCCCAGATAGAAACACCGGGATCCGACACCTCTGGATCCGACACTTATAGAAGCCCGAGCGTATCACCACGTGAATCCTCCAGAGCTAAGAAGGCTCGTCTAGAGTTGGAACATGACCCGACATACGAGCCTCAAGCTGATCCGGATGATGATGAG AATGAGCCCGAGGTGCCAGCCAAGGAGAACATGCCTGAGCAGCAGACTCCGCCATCCAAGGAGAATAAGCAAactcccccaccacctccaaagGAGAAGGAGGATGAGCAGactcccccaccacctccaaagGAGAAGGAGGATGAGCAGACTCCTCCACCACCTCCAAAGCAGAAGGAAGATGACCAAACTCCCCCAGCAGCACCGGCctctaagaaggtgaagaaattTCCAATTCCAAAATTGATTTCTCCCTTTGAGCCAAAAAAGGGGAAAGCAGCAGGCACAGCTCTCTTTCTGAAAGGACTTGGAAAGCAGCGGACGACATGGCTTATTGAGCTCGAACCGTCAGAGAAAAAGGAAGCCACCGCCAAGTCAATAGAATCCATGCCCCCATCAAAGGAAGCCCCAAGTGGCGATGTACATGTCAAACAGCCATCAAGTCAACCATTGACCCTAAAGGATATCAGAAAGCCAACGATTGATGATTATGTCAATGTCCCCAGTGACTATGTGCCCGGAAGGCCTATGCTCCAATGGACGCTGCTTGATAAGATTCAATGA